In Pirellulales bacterium, the genomic stretch GTACTTGCCGGGCGGCAGCGGCGGCGACACAAAGCGGCGCATCGGCCCCTTCGACTTTGTCTCCTGACCCTCGATCAACAGCCGGGCGCACGGCGGCAGATAGACCTCGACCGTGACGGTCTGCCGATAGTCCTGAGCGGACATACCGGCCGGGATCACGCACGTAACCGTACTCACCGCCAGAATCAAGTTGCGCCACATGGAAACGCCTCTCTGTTTCAGATCGCGTTGGCGATGCAAACGATGTGCCGGACGGCTGAGCACAGCCGCCGGACAACTTAAGAGCGTGCGGTGGTGGCATCGAGCGCTAGGCCGGCACTTTTTCTGACTTACGGTTCGGGTTACTATGGGGCTGATAACGTCGTGCAGACGGGAAGAGCGATCGTCGAGGCTGCGGGCATCGTGCCGAGCCCCATGACTAGAGCTTCGCTAGAAAACACTGTGTGGAGGTTGGTTCTTGGCGAGCCGCTTGATGACAGTCTTCTTGCTCGCGGCGCTTGGTGGGGGCTGCTTCTTGCTGATGCCGCGGCTGAGGAACTATCACCTGCCTGGAAATCAGCAGGGTTACGAGCCCGCCCAGCCCGTCGCCTTCTCTCACCGGCAGCACGCCGGCGAGCTGAGTATTTCCTGCCTCTACTGCCACTTTGGCGCGGAACGCAGCCGGCAGGCAGGTTTGCCCTCCGCCAATCTGTGCATGAACTGCCATCGCTTTGTCACCGCTTCCTGGGAAGCGATGTTCCGTGAGTACTTCGAAGCGCTCCACGCGAATCGACCGGTCCGCCCCGTCGTATCGGCTGAGCTCGCCAAACTCTATGACAGCCTGGGCCTCGACGATCAACTGCTGCCCGATCCCAAGAAAGCGTCAACGCCGACTGCTTGGATCCGCGTCCACAATCTGCCGGCCTATGCCTGCTTCGATCACCGGGCGCACCTGCAAGCGGGCGCAACCTGTCAGCGCTGTCATGGGCCGGTCGAGACCATGGACCGCGTGCGGCAAGTGGAAGACTTGTCGATGGGATGGTGCGTAGACTGCCACCGCAACCCCGGCCTACCGGAAGTGGGCGGCCAACAACGCCAGCCCTCGACCGATTGCGCCGTTTGCCACCATTGACGACAGGAAACGAGCCGATGTCACTCGATGAACAGCAAGAACAACCGCCGCGAGCAGATCGCGGTGGGGGTCCACCGGACGTTGCCCATGCACGCCCGGCACCCGACACGGCCGCGGCGACGCGGCGCGACTTCTTGAAGTTGGCGGGTTTTACCTTTGCCGGCACAGCCCTCAGCGGCTGCGCGCCGAGCGCCGTACGTTACGCCGTGGTGCCCGCCATACAGCCGGACGAGATGGTTCCGGGCAAGTCGTATGATTATGCTTCCACGTGCGCGGCCTGCCCCGCCGCTTGTGGCCTGCTGGTGAAGGTCCGCGACGGCCGGCCGATCAAGTTGGAAGGCAACCCGCAACACCCGCTGTCGCTGGGCGGGCTCTGCGCGGCCGGCCAGGCTTCGCTCCTGGGCCTGTACGATCGGTTCAGGTTGCGACAGCCGTGGCACGACGGAAAGCCGAGCGACTGGCACGTCGTCGATGAGGACATCCGCGATCGGCTTGACGATATCCGCAAACGGGGCCAGGCCGTGCGGTTCTTGTCGGGCTCGCTGGCGGGACCGACGGCGCGCGGGCAGGTCAAGCAGTTCCTGAACATGTTTGCCGACGCTCGGCACGTGGTTTACGACGCGCGGTCCTGCTCGGCCATTCTCGAGGCGCACGCCCACACGCACGGCGTACGGCTGCTGCCACACTACCAGCTCGAAAAAGCGGACGTGATCGTCAGCTTCGACGCCGATTTTCTCGGAACCTGGCTTTCGCCGGTGGAATTCACCGCCGCCTATCAAGCCGCGCGGCGCCTGGCGGATTCAATCCCGAGGTCGTCCTACCATGTGCAATTCGAGTCGCACTTGTCGCTGACCGGCAGCAAGGCCGATCGGCGGTTTTGTGTCGCGCCGGGGGAAGTCGCGTTGGTGATGAGCCACCTGGCGACGCGACTGGCGGAGAAAGCGGGCGTGGCGATCAAGACCGTGCCCTTAGAGCCGCCGCCGGTCTCCGGGCCGTTTCTCGACCAGCTCGCCGAACGGCTGTGCCAGAGCCGCGGCCGCAGCCTGGTGCTCTGCGGCAGCCACGATGTGCAAGAGCAGACGCTCGGCAACCTGCTGAACCATCTGCTGGATAATTACGGTTCGACCGTCGACTTCGAGCGGCCGTCGCTTCAGTGGCAGGTAAACGATGCCGAGTTGGCAAACCTGCTGAGCGAAATCCGCGAGGACAAAGTGGCGGCACTGTTCATCTCGCAGTGCAACCCACTATACGACTTGCCGGACGGGGAGGCGCTGGCCGACGCCTTGCGTCGCGTGCCCCTGGTCGTGAACTGCGCCGAGCGAATGGACGAAACGGCCGCGCTGGCCCGCTATGTCTGCGCGGTGCCTCATTACTTGGAGTCGTGGAGCGATGCGGAACCCGTCGCCGGGTTGGTGAGCCTGGCGCAGCCGACGATTGCTCCGCTGGGCAACACTCGATCGCTGTTGGAAAGCCTGGCCGCATGGATGGGAAAACCACAGAAGGCCGACGAGTTGTTGCACGCGCATTGGGAGCAACACGTCTTTCCACGTTGGCGCGGCGGGGGAACGTTCCAGGATTTCTGGGAGCACACGCTGCACGACGGCTTCGCCCAGGTCGCGCCGCAAGGCGATGAGCGCGCGTCGCCCGCGTCACGCCCCTTCGACGTGGATGCCGTCCGCCTTGTGCCACGTGCGGGCCGACCCGCGGAAGAAGCTTACAGCCTCGTGCTCTATTCGAAGGTTGGTATGCCCGATGCCAGCCATGCCTATAATCCTTGGTTGCACGAACTGCCCGACCCGGTGAGCAAAATCACGTGGGACAACTACGCCTGCCTCTCGCCTGCGACCGCGGCCGGCTTGGGGATGACGAGCGGCGACGTGGTCCGGCTGGAAGCCCCCACCGCGGACGGGCGGCCGACCGTGTTGGAGTTGCCCGTGCTGGTGCAGCCGGGCCAGCACGACGGCGTGGTGGCGGTGGCCTTGGGTTATGGCAGCCGATTGAGCCAGCGTTTTGCCAAGATCGGGCCGGAGTGGCTGCAGGCTCGGCCTACCGTGGGCGCCGACGGCCTGGTGGGAAAGAACGCCGCGGCGATGTTGACCTGGGTCGAAGGGAATCTACGCTGGCTGCGCGAAGGCGTGCGGCTGACGAAGACGGGAGAAACGCACGCCCTGGCGGCGTCGCAAGATTACGACTTGCTTGCCGCGCCCGAGCGCCTGGCGCTCGCCGGCCAAGAGCGGCGGCCGATCGTTCGTGAAATTACGCTTGAGGCCTATCGCACGCAACTCGCTCAGGCGGCCACGGTGCCAGGTGCTGAAGCCGCAATCGCGCCGCGGCCGGCGGAAGCGAACGAGGATCTGTGGCCGGCCGACCATCCCACGACCGGAGCAAAATGGGGCATGGCGATCGACATGAACGCCTGCACCGGCTGTTCGGCGTGCGTGATTGCCTGCCAGACGGAGAACAACATCCCGGTGGTCGGGAAGGACGAAGTGCGGCGGCACCGCGAGATGCACTGGCTGCGCATCGATCGCTACTATCGCGAGCGCGAGGGTGGCGTCGATGTGGCTTTCCAGCCGATGCTCTGCCAGCATTGCGCGAGCGCGCCGTGCGAGGCCGTGTGCCCGGTGTTGGCCACCGTCCACAGCGACGAAGGGCTCAACCAGCAGGTTTACAACCGTTGTGTCGGCACGCGCTTCTGCGCCAACAATTGCCCGTACAAGGTCCGCCGCTTCAACTGGTTCAACTACGCCCACGACGACAACTTGCAAAATCTGGTGCTCAATCCGGACGTCACGGTTCGTTCGCGCGGGGTCATGGAAAAGTGTACGTTTTGCGTGCAGCGGATCGAAGAGGCGAAGATCGAGGCGCGCCGGCTAGGGCAACCGCTGCGCGACGGCGACGTCAAAACGGCCTGTCAGCAGTCGTGCCCGGCACAGGCGATCGTGTTCGGCGACTTGAACGACGCCGCGAGCCGGGTGGCGCGGTTGGCCACCGGTCCACGCAGTTACCGGGTGCTGGAGGAGCTCAACGTGCGGCCATCGGTGAGCTATCTGGCCGTGGTCCGCAATCGCCCGGCCGGTGACGAGGAGCCGCGGCATGGCTGACGCCCCTTGGCCCTCCGAGGCGCCGTTGATCGCCGGCCACAAAACGGCGGCCCAGGTAACCCGTGACATCTGCGCGCCACTGGAGCGCAGCGCCGGCGGCTGGTGGTGGCTGGCGTTCAGCCTCGCATTTTCGGTGCTCTGCCTGGGCGTGGCGGCCGTCTCCTATCAAATTGCCGTCGGCATCGGCACGTGGGGGCTCAATCGCACCGTGGGATGGGCGTTTGACATCACCAACTTCGTGTTCTGGATCGGCATCGGCCACGCCGGCACGCTGATCTCGGCGATCCTCTTCCTGTTCCGCCAGAAATGGCGGACGTCGGTCAACCGCTCGGCCGAGGCGATGACGCTGATTGCCGTGACCTGTGCCGGACTGTTTCCGGTGATTCACATGGGCCGGCCGTGGCTGGCCTATTGGATCGTTCCCTATCCGAATTGGCGCGGGCCGCTGTGGGTCAACTTCCTTTCGCCGCTGGTATGGGACTTTTTCGCCATCGGAACGTATTTTCTGGTTTCGCTGGCCTTCTGGTACATCGGGCTTGTCCCCGACCTGGCCACGCTTCGCGACTCGCTGCGCCGCGGCTGGTACTGCCGTCTCGTGGGATTCTTCAGCCTGGGCTGGAACGGCTCCTGCCGCACGTGGCTCCGCTACGAAGTGGTCTACCTGCTGTTGGCCGGACTGGCCACGCCGCTGGTCGTCTCCGTACACTCGGTGGTCAGCACCGACTTCGCGGTCACGCTGCTGCCCGGCTGGCACTCCACGATATTCCCGCCCTACTTCGTCACCGGGGCGATTTTTTCGGGCATGGCGATGGTGCTCACCTTGATGCTGTTGGCCCGCAAGGCGATGCGGCTTGAAGACTATATCACGTTGCGGCACGTGGAAGCGATGTCCAAGCTGGTGCTGGCGACAAGCTGTCTTGTCGGGCTCTCCTATGCGATTGAGTTCTTTACTGCGTTTTATGCCGGCAATCGATATGAGTCGTTCACGTTCCTGAACCGCGCCTTGGGCCCGCTGGGCTGGGGCTACTGGATCATGGTGGCTGCGAACGTCGTGCTCCCGCAACTTTTCTGGCTGGACCGCGCTCGCCGCAATCTGCTGGCGGTATTTGCGGTTTGCGTGCTGGTCAACGTAGGCATGTGGTTCGAGCGGTTCATTATCATCGTCAGCTCGTTGGAGCGCGATTTCCTGCCGTCGAGTTGGAGCGGATACGTGCCGACGTTGATCGAGCTGGCCACGTTGGCAGGCAGCTTCGGCCTGTTCTTCACCTGCTTTTTGGTTTTTTGTCGGATCTTGCCCGTGATTGCGATGGCTGAGGTCAAGGCGGTTGTCCGAGACGCACATCCGGAGGCGCGCCCATGAACGGGAAGGTTTTTGTGGCAGGCTTCGCCACGGAAGAAGACTTGCGGCACGCCGTGCATGCGGCGCGCGAGCGCGGCTGGACGATCGCCGACGCCTTTGCGCCGTATGCCTTGCACGACTTGCCCGATTTGCTCGGCTGGCGGCGCTCGCGGCTTCCGGTGGCCTGCTTTTTGTGTGGAGCGACCGGCGCGGCCCTGTCGTTGTGGTTCCAGTTTTGGACGACCACGCGTAACTGGCCGCTGAACGTCGGCGGCCGTCCCTGGAACTCGCTGCCCGCGTTTGTGCCGGTGACTTTTGAAAGCATGGTGTTGTTGGGCGGGTTCGGGCTGGTATTCGCCTGGCTGATTCGCTGCCGGCTGTATCCGGGAAAGAAGGCCCTGCTGCCGTTGAGCGGACTTACGGATGATCGGTTTGCTTTGGTGCTCGACATCTCCGATTCGGCCGCAACGATCGCGGAGGTCCGGCAGGCGTTCGAGGACTGCGGCGCAACCGAGTTCGTCGAACCAAGCGAGGAGGCATCCTCGTGAAGGGACGAAGCTGGTTGAACCTGTTTCTTTTGTTGGCCTGCCTGGTCACGGGCATGCTGTGTTGGATCGTGCCCGAGCATGACGCGACCCGGCCGAACTACGACTTTTTGCTGGAAGCGCAGATGGACAGTCCCGTGGCCTATGATTCGTTTTCTCCCAATCCCAACTTTCCCGACGGCCTCACGTTGCGTACGCCGCCGCCGGGCACGATTGCGCGCGGCCGGATTCCGCTGCACTACCAAGCGACGCCACAAGACGCCCTCCGCGCGGGTGACGAGTTGAAGAACCCGTTTGCCGACCACGACGCATCGCGGCTGGAACGCGGCAGCGTCGTCTTCACCAACTTCTGCCAGGTGTGCCATGGGGCAACCGGCGAGGGCAACACGCCGGTGACGCAACGCGGCTTCCCCATGCCGCCTTCGCTCTTGGCCCAACGTTGCCTGCAAATGAAAGACGGACAGATGTTCCACGTGATCACCTACGGCCAAGGCAAAATGCCTCCGCACGCGGCTCAGCTCTCGCAGGACGACCGGTGGAGCGTC encodes the following:
- the nrfD gene encoding NrfD/PsrC family molybdoenzyme membrane anchor subunit; translation: MADAPWPSEAPLIAGHKTAAQVTRDICAPLERSAGGWWWLAFSLAFSVLCLGVAAVSYQIAVGIGTWGLNRTVGWAFDITNFVFWIGIGHAGTLISAILFLFRQKWRTSVNRSAEAMTLIAVTCAGLFPVIHMGRPWLAYWIVPYPNWRGPLWVNFLSPLVWDFFAIGTYFLVSLAFWYIGLVPDLATLRDSLRRGWYCRLVGFFSLGWNGSCRTWLRYEVVYLLLAGLATPLVVSVHSVVSTDFAVTLLPGWHSTIFPPYFVTGAIFSGMAMVLTLMLLARKAMRLEDYITLRHVEAMSKLVLATSCLVGLSYAIEFFTAFYAGNRYESFTFLNRALGPLGWGYWIMVAANVVLPQLFWLDRARRNLLAVFAVCVLVNVGMWFERFIIIVSSLERDFLPSSWSGYVPTLIELATLAGSFGLFFTCFLVFCRILPVIAMAEVKAVVRDAHPEARP
- a CDS encoding cytochrome c3 family protein: MTVFLLAALGGGCFLLMPRLRNYHLPGNQQGYEPAQPVAFSHRQHAGELSISCLYCHFGAERSRQAGLPSANLCMNCHRFVTASWEAMFREYFEALHANRPVRPVVSAELAKLYDSLGLDDQLLPDPKKASTPTAWIRVHNLPAYACFDHRAHLQAGATCQRCHGPVETMDRVRQVEDLSMGWCVDCHRNPGLPEVGGQQRQPSTDCAVCHH
- a CDS encoding 4Fe-4S dicluster domain-containing protein, giving the protein MSLDEQQEQPPRADRGGGPPDVAHARPAPDTAAATRRDFLKLAGFTFAGTALSGCAPSAVRYAVVPAIQPDEMVPGKSYDYASTCAACPAACGLLVKVRDGRPIKLEGNPQHPLSLGGLCAAGQASLLGLYDRFRLRQPWHDGKPSDWHVVDEDIRDRLDDIRKRGQAVRFLSGSLAGPTARGQVKQFLNMFADARHVVYDARSCSAILEAHAHTHGVRLLPHYQLEKADVIVSFDADFLGTWLSPVEFTAAYQAARRLADSIPRSSYHVQFESHLSLTGSKADRRFCVAPGEVALVMSHLATRLAEKAGVAIKTVPLEPPPVSGPFLDQLAERLCQSRGRSLVLCGSHDVQEQTLGNLLNHLLDNYGSTVDFERPSLQWQVNDAELANLLSEIREDKVAALFISQCNPLYDLPDGEALADALRRVPLVVNCAERMDETAALARYVCAVPHYLESWSDAEPVAGLVSLAQPTIAPLGNTRSLLESLAAWMGKPQKADELLHAHWEQHVFPRWRGGGTFQDFWEHTLHDGFAQVAPQGDERASPASRPFDVDAVRLVPRAGRPAEEAYSLVLYSKVGMPDASHAYNPWLHELPDPVSKITWDNYACLSPATAAGLGMTSGDVVRLEAPTADGRPTVLELPVLVQPGQHDGVVAVALGYGSRLSQRFAKIGPEWLQARPTVGADGLVGKNAAAMLTWVEGNLRWLREGVRLTKTGETHALAASQDYDLLAAPERLALAGQERRPIVREITLEAYRTQLAQAATVPGAEAAIAPRPAEANEDLWPADHPTTGAKWGMAIDMNACTGCSACVIACQTENNIPVVGKDEVRRHREMHWLRIDRYYREREGGVDVAFQPMLCQHCASAPCEAVCPVLATVHSDEGLNQQVYNRCVGTRFCANNCPYKVRRFNWFNYAHDDNLQNLVLNPDVTVRSRGVMEKCTFCVQRIEEAKIEARRLGQPLRDGDVKTACQQSCPAQAIVFGDLNDAASRVARLATGPRSYRVLEELNVRPSVSYLAVVRNRPAGDEEPRHG
- a CDS encoding DUF3341 domain-containing protein, producing MNGKVFVAGFATEEDLRHAVHAARERGWTIADAFAPYALHDLPDLLGWRRSRLPVACFLCGATGAALSLWFQFWTTTRNWPLNVGGRPWNSLPAFVPVTFESMVLLGGFGLVFAWLIRCRLYPGKKALLPLSGLTDDRFALVLDISDSAATIAEVRQAFEDCGATEFVEPSEEASS